A genome region from Deinococcus aerophilus includes the following:
- a CDS encoding response regulator transcription factor yields MKLVIADDHPLFRMGLKYALMNQGFDVVAEAADGLSALEACRSLQPDAVLLDVKMPGMTGIEVCERLRMTHPQVVSVLITTFAEPAIVQAARAAGARGYVSKETDPESLARQLRDIVAHPDVDRLPQVDVPRLTPRESEVLPLLAQGFSNKEIAKNLGVSPDTVKDHLARLYAKLDAGDRTEAVSRARSIGLLH; encoded by the coding sequence ATGAAACTCGTCATTGCCGATGACCACCCCCTCTTCCGCATGGGCCTGAAGTACGCCCTGATGAACCAGGGCTTCGACGTGGTGGCCGAGGCCGCCGACGGCCTGAGCGCCCTGGAAGCGTGCCGCAGCCTGCAGCCCGACGCCGTGCTGCTGGACGTCAAGATGCCCGGCATGACCGGCATCGAGGTCTGCGAGCGCCTGCGCATGACCCACCCGCAGGTTGTCAGTGTCCTGATCACCACCTTCGCCGAGCCCGCCATCGTGCAGGCGGCCCGCGCCGCCGGAGCACGCGGCTATGTCAGCAAGGAAACCGATCCCGAGAGCCTGGCCCGGCAACTGCGCGACATCGTGGCCCACCCCGACGTTGACCGGCTGCCCCAGGTGGACGTGCCGCGCCTGACCCCACGCGAGTCCGAGGTGCTGCCCCTGCTTGCCCAGGGCTTTTCCAACAAGGAGATCGCCAAGAACCTGGGGGTCAGCCCCGATACCGTCAAGGACCACCTGGCCCGGCTGTACGCCAAGCTCGACGCCGGCGACCGCACCGAGGCCGTCAGCCGTGCGCGCAGCATCGGCCTGCTGCACTGA
- a CDS encoding sensor histidine kinase, with the protein MQFALIIFLLAFLPNLVLVFAAAPSLPRAALAGWTVLVGVLCSLVGYVLSGVLLRPLSRLQEQVEKGHLSPHTDDPAEVRALRAAFADLLARLGTEQTRRNAFMATLVHDLKTPLVATGHLTRALTTLPLPEPERREIGAQMQAETARLLALVQQMADAHRFERADVSIQPSPTDLRALVDDVVRRVQPQAQARGLDLRVEGHGHAPVDAPVLERAVVNLTENALRYAASAVELQVTPQGVVVADDGPGLGGSLAQLAQPFTSQPTTIAGQQYTAGTAGLGLFIARRIAEAHGGGLCYSRPPPPDPALPGPSFTSPPEPVPLPTRFTLVLPEVHP; encoded by the coding sequence ATGCAGTTCGCGCTGATCATCTTTCTGCTTGCCTTTTTGCCCAATCTGGTGCTCGTCTTTGCGGCGGCCCCCAGCCTGCCCAGAGCGGCGCTGGCGGGCTGGACCGTGCTGGTGGGGGTGCTGTGCAGCCTGGTGGGCTACGTGCTCAGCGGAGTGCTGCTGCGCCCCCTGAGCCGCCTGCAGGAACAGGTCGAGAAAGGTCACCTGAGCCCGCACACCGACGACCCGGCCGAGGTGCGTGCGCTGCGCGCGGCCTTTGCCGACCTGCTTGCGCGCCTGGGCACCGAGCAGACCCGGCGCAACGCCTTCATGGCCACGCTGGTCCACGACCTTAAAACGCCGCTGGTCGCCACCGGCCACCTGACCCGCGCGCTGACCACCCTGCCCCTGCCCGAACCCGAGCGGCGTGAGATCGGCGCGCAGATGCAGGCCGAGACGGCGCGGCTGCTCGCGCTGGTGCAGCAGATGGCCGACGCCCACCGTTTCGAGCGGGCCGACGTCAGCATTCAGCCCAGCCCCACCGACCTGCGCGCCCTCGTGGATGACGTGGTGCGCCGGGTGCAGCCGCAGGCGCAGGCACGCGGCCTGGACCTGCGGGTAGAAGGCCACGGCCACGCGCCGGTCGATGCTCCGGTGCTGGAACGCGCCGTGGTCAACCTGACCGAGAACGCCCTGCGCTACGCCGCCTCGGCGGTCGAACTGCAGGTCACGCCGCAGGGCGTGGTCGTGGCCGACGACGGCCCCGGCCTGGGCGGCTCCCTGGCCCAGCTGGCCCAGCCCTTCACCTCGCAGCCCACCACCATCGCCGGGCAGCAGTACACCGCCGGCACCGCGGGGCTGGGCCTGTTCATCGCCCGGCGCATCGCCGAGGCGCACGGCGGCGGGTTGTGTTACAGCCGCCCGCCTCCCCCCGACCCGGCGCTTCCAGGCCCTTCCTTCACCAGCCCTCCCGAACCTGTCCCCCTGCCCACGCGCTTCACCCTCGTCCTCCCGGAGGTCCACCCATGA